The DNA sequence AGACGCAGCATCGGGTGCGGGCGGGACGGCACCCGCTCCACCGCGATCTGCTTGGCCTGCTCGACGAAGGCGGTCACCGCGCCCGCTGCCAGCAGCGCCAGCAGCAGGGTGGTCCAGACCACGAGGCGGCCCGGGGTGCGGATGGCGTCCCAGCCGGGCAGCACGTCGTACAGCCACAGGTAGCCGGGGCGGCCGCCGAAGAACTGGGTGCCCATGGCCAGCACGACGCTCAGCACCACGCCCGCGAACAGCAGCAGGCGCTGGCGCAGCGTCCAGACCGACAGGATCAGGCCGGCGATGGCCAGGCCGTACAGCACGAAGCCGGGCAGCAGGCTGGTCTCCCCCGCCGCCCAGCCCAGCGTCTCGCGGGCGCCGGAGTGGGCCTGGCCCCACAGCAGGTCCTGGGCCGGGCTGGTGAAGAAGCCGAGCGCGGGCGGGGAGTACCAGGACAGCTCGGCCTCGGAGCGCTGCGCGTACGGGTGCAGCTCGACGACCTTCAGGTACGGCAGCGCCATCAGCCCGCCGACGGCGGCGAACACGACCCCGCCGACCAGGTCGGCCGAGAACAGCTTCCAGCCGAAGGGCCGGTGCGCGCCGTTGCGGTAGCGGTACACGAACCAGAACACCAGGCTGACCAGCACGATCGCGGCCACCACGTACGCGAAGGGCAGGCCGATGCCGAAGCCGAGGCTGACCTGCCACGCCGCGACCAGCCAGCCCGCCAGCGCCCAGCCGGGCTTGCGCTTGTCCGGGTCGTAGCCGCCGCGCAGCGAGAAGCCGTGGCCGCGGGCGAGCATGGCCAGGGCCAGCGCGATGCCGCCGGTCGACATGATGTGCATGTGCCCGGCCTGGGCCAGGCGCCACGGGGCGTACGCGAACGCGGCACCCGCCACGGCCGCGCCGGTCTTGCCCGAGCCGAGCTGGCGGGCCAGCACGTACGCGCCGAAGAAGGCGAGCGCGTGCAGCAGGATGTACATCACGTTGTAGCGGACCAGCGCCGCCTGCATGCCGGTGCCGAACAGACCCGCGGGCGAGTAGCCGAGCAGGGTGTCGGAGAAGGCGAAGCTGTACGGCTCGGGGTAGAAGCTGTTGGAGTTCCACAGCTGCCCGATGTTGGTCTTGAGCGAGTGCCCGGACCAGGCCATCTGCCACGCCTGCAGGGTGGGGTCACCGGTGTCCTGCGGGATCGTGAACCTGGCGTACCACGCGGTGGGCCAGGTCATGATCACCGCGAGCGCCAGCGACACGTACGCCGCCAGCGCCCACTCGTGCACGACCACCCGCCAGGTGCGCCGCGCGAGGTGGCGCAGCCGGCCGGGGTTCTCCTCCGGGGCCGGGCTGAACCGGGCGAAGGCGTCCTCCTCGATCGGCTCGGGCTCCGGCGCAGGGTGGCGCGGAGTCACGGGCTCGTTCGCCACGGTGCTCTCGGTCCCAGTCACAGCTGACCTCTCACAGGTGTGCGCGCAGGTACGCGATGTCGGCCGACTGACCTTCCGCGCCGCCGGGGGTCTCCACCACCGCCGGAGCGCCGGACGCGCTGATGACAGCCGCGACCAGCTCGGGATCGATCATGCCGGGTTCACTCTTGCTCGTCAGATTGTCGTGCCGATCGCGCCCGGAGTCGAATTCGTCTCGCGATCCGTTCGCGTGGATCAGGTCGATCCGGCCGGTGATGGCCTTCACACGATCGACGATGTCGAGCAGGTCCTCGCCGCCCGCGTGCGCGTGGCAGGTGTCGAGGCAGAAGCCGACGCCGAAGTCGCCGACCGCGTCCCAGAGCCGGGACAGGTTGTCGAAGCGCCGGGCGCAGGCGTTGTCGCCGCCCGCGGTGTTCTCGATCAGGATCGGGGTCCCGGGAAGGACGGCGCCGCTGTCCTTGGCCTGCTGGAGGGCCTTGCGCCAGTTGTCGAACCCGGTCGCGAGGTCGTCGCCCTTGTCGACGTGGCCGCCGTGCACGATCAGCCCGGCGGCGCCGACCTCCGCGGCGCCCAGCACGTGCTGGATGAGCAGTTTGCGGCTCGGGATGCGGATCCGGTTGTTCGTGGTGGCCACGTTGATCCGGTAGGGCGCGTGGATGAAGACCTGGACCGCGCTCTCACGGATGGCCGCGAGGTCGGCACGCGGCACGGGCGGCTTCCACTCCTGCGGATCGGACAGGAAGAACTGGATGACGTCCGCGCCGCGCGCGGCCGCCTCCGCGAGCGGATCTTCGTAATCGACGTGAGCCCCGATAAGCATTCGACCAGTATTACCCGCCCCCGCCGACCTGTCGCGTGGTCGCAGGCGCAACCGGAGCGCAGTTGTCGCGTTGAGCTCAGTGCCGCACGTGGCTCCCCACGCTCCGCCGGTCGGGAGGCATGAGACGCGTGCCACCTCGCCCCCGCGAGGTGACCTGAACCGGGGCGCCTGCCCCAGGGGGAGAAATCCATGTCGTACGCCATTCGTCGACGTGCCGCCGCGTTCGCCGCGGCCGGCCTCCTGGCGGGCCTGCCGCTGCTGCTGGCGAGCCCGGCCGGGGCCGCCGAGCCGGAGGCCGCGCCGAACGTCGACTTCACCGGGGGCGGCCTGGGCGTGCTGCTGTGCGGCTCCAAGCCGACCACCATGAAGATCACCGTCGCCGCCGAGTCGAAGGTCAAGCTGACCAACGGCCTGGGCCAGAAGGCGACGCTGCAGATCGACGGCAAGGACAGCGCCGCGGTGTCGGACGGCGAGACGATCGAGGTGCAGTTCCACCGCGGCCCGGTCAAGGTCGCCATGGTCCCGGAGTGCCTGCTCAACCTGAACCCGAGCTTCGAACCGCTGACGGTCGACGTGGCGGCGCGTACCACACAGCCGACCGGCACGACCCCCACCACCGGCTCGACCCCGAACCCGAGCCGCAGCTCCGGCAGCACCTCGGGCAGCTCGTCGTCGACCAAGCCGAGCAAGAGCCGCGACAGCCACAGCAGCAGCCACGGGTCGTCGGCCAACAGCTCGGAACCCGCGCCGAGCGGCGACGACACCGCGATCCCGGAAGTGCCGAAGGACATCTTCAACCCGGACGACGAGCAGCCGGGGGCAGACCCGAGCCCCAGCAGCGCCGTCGTGGTGGGCGAGGGCAGCGGGAACAGCGGGCCCATGCAGGAGGCCAGCTTCCC is a window from the Catellatospora sp. TT07R-123 genome containing:
- a CDS encoding deoxyribonuclease IV, which encodes MLIGAHVDYEDPLAEAAARGADVIQFFLSDPQEWKPPVPRADLAAIRESAVQVFIHAPYRINVATTNNRIRIPSRKLLIQHVLGAAEVGAAGLIVHGGHVDKGDDLATGFDNWRKALQQAKDSGAVLPGTPILIENTAGGDNACARRFDNLSRLWDAVGDFGVGFCLDTCHAHAGGEDLLDIVDRVKAITGRIDLIHANGSRDEFDSGRDRHDNLTSKSEPGMIDPELVAAVISASGAPAVVETPGGAEGQSADIAYLRAHL